The Magallana gigas chromosome 6, xbMagGiga1.1, whole genome shotgun sequence genome includes the window GAATGATATCTTGTCAGTTGGCTAAAGGAATTCGACCATTTCGTACCTCCCCAATACTTTTGGGTGAATATTGGCATAGATTCAAGCTTTGATTTAGCTAGGTGATCATGCAACTGTGACAGATGTGTACATTGGTTCAGTACTGTGACACTTCTACTAGCACTAGCTTGTGGGTTAACCCTTTGGCTCAGTCGGTAGAGCGTTGGTTTTAAAACGAAAGGATCTTGGGTTTGAGCCTTGTTGTGGTCATTCCCAACCTCTTCTATAATTACACAATCATTCAATATGGTATGAAGAGGCTGAATTCTACAGACTTTGTTTTGATTGTATTACACTTTGTAAAGACATTGTGAAAACCATGTACATATAACAGTGACATTCATCACCTacattattctcttttgagaagtggacaggcatagtccacttctcaaaagtgAATACACCTACATGTGACCTAGTTTTACATTTGCAAACATCAAAGGTACACCAAACAGGTAAATTACAGGTACATGGTCTACAGTACGTGAACTCAGTTGCATGCTTTCCTGCTGGTTGAAAACTTGCACAAGTTTTATGTGACGTAAAATgcatctttttaaaacatatttatagagAACTGTAGCATCTAGGACGTTTatgctcatttttttttcagaccaggagctacagatAAGCAGCTACTGGTTGCTGTAGTATGAAACATGCAAACACCTATGTTGAAGATGTTTCTATAATTCTATACAAAACACACAACATAAATTTTAACGTACCACCGACTTTTCTTTGAAGAATGTTTCTTGAACGTAGAAACCGAAACGGCCACGAGTGAACTTTGGACATgttgttgtaaaaaataaaacaaagtgaAAATGAAAGAAGGGTCACATTTATGAATGGTCGTACatagttgacaatggtttttctAAGACCACGTTTATTctcattcaaaattaagataAGTTTATGTTCGTATTTTTATGACATTTCATTGCagaatattcttttttcttttcattttttgttatcaacAACTATGTGTAAGagttaacaaacaaaaaatcaaaatgaaagtagaCTACAAAACAATAACATAACGGActggttataaaactttttggTGTAAAAAGACAATGAGTGTATGGAAATACGTCACAGCAGGTTGTGTTGTCGCTCTTTCAATAATGGCTATGAGAAAATTGTCAAAGGTTTACCAGGTTTACAAGCGCGGAATGGCTCTTTGTGGCGGAGAATTGAAGGGCAAAACTGCAATTATAACCGGGGCAAACTGTGGTATAGGAAGAGCCACGGCTTTGGAGTTGGCAAAAAGACAAGCTCGTGTCATTTTAGCTTGCAGGAGTGAAGAAAAAGGCAAAGCGGCTATATCAGACATTAAGAGATTCACAAAGAATGGCGATTTAGTCTACAAACATCTTGATCTAGAATCATTGAAATCGGTCAGGGAATTTTGCAGTGACATAATTGAAAATGAGCCGCAGttagatattttgattaataatgCAGCTGTTATGAATCATCCCTATGTTCAAACGGAAGATAAGATAGAAATTAACATGAGTGTCAACCATTTTGGACCCTTCTTGCTCACAAACCTTCTCCTCGAATTGCTGAAAAAATCATCACCAAGTAGGATCATTTTTGTCTCTTCTGCTCTGCATAAATATGGAACAGTTGATTTAGAAAATTTCCAGAACCAGCAGAAAAAGCCATATGCAGATAGCAAGCTTGCAAATGTGTATTTTGCACGAGAGCTTGCGGAGAGGCTGAAGAATACAGAAGTAGCTGTGCATACAATACACCCTGGCATGGTGAATACAGAACTATCAAGACACTCTGTTCCGCAGGCCTTGAACTTTATAGTGAATCCCATTAAGTTTCTTTTACTTCCTTCTGCTATAGAAGGCTCGCAAGGTATTGTTCATCTTGCGACTGCTAATCTAGGAAAGGACACTGGAAAATATTATGGTAAAACTGGTCAGGAGGAAAAATGGCCCGATATTTCTGCTGATACTGCTGTTTGGAAAAAGCTTTGGGATGTCAGTGAGAAAATTACTAACCAAAATTCTcaataaataatgcaatattttacttctttctatgtataaataaaacatttcaattttttgttgaaattgtttgattttagtcatttattatcccctcgcgcaacttgttgcgaagaaGATATTGCATCGCTGCAgtgcgtgtgtgtgtatgtattatGTGTGTCCACTTCAGCCTtgtgagcaaaaaaaaaaaaaaaccctcgcaTGTATGATAATTAAAGTTCGTACTCTTCGTAAGCATAGTTAAATGACAAACCCTATTCATATTCAAGGAAttctgttaaaaatatttaatattaaaatatcattaaaattatgtagaaattttgtaatgatttatttgaCAATAGACATATCCGGTTCATcaaagtaaacatttcaaatcaacTGGATGTTTTGTTTTAGATTTAGGCTTTCTAAAGGATACAAACGTTTTGAAGAAATGGGGAGTTGGAAGGATGTCCAAAGTGAAAAATTGATGCGAGAAGGATAAAAACAAGCAGCGGTCCGAGTCGAATTTCAGGCTATATTTCCCGAATTACTAAAAGATGAATATCGTCAACATTATTAACCagtaattcatttcattttaatcgCTGTAGATACgttactctttttttttaatgagggATGGAAATTATACGTATAACTATTATGTAAACCCAAATTTTTCCATAGAGCAGACTGTAAATTGCTAGATCTTTGGCTACGTTTCATATTCATTATGAAACTTAAATTTGTCTATACACTTACCGTTTGAATGCGTAATGTATGTCATCGAATAAAGAGAATAAAACTATATTActaaagtttaaaacatttctgGTGTGTTTTCGCTGGTAAATGGAGGAATTGCACAACCATGTaaatgtacccccccccccttccatgGATACACCACAGAGCGTTCATGGGgataggaaaaaaatattttcattcaaaatggaTATTTGGTCTCTTCAACTACATGCATGTTCGTAAAAAAATGCATATCCCCGCGCAATATTTCATCTCGCGAGCGGATGCTCCGATTTGCAgcaaaacgggcttggcccctgtgagcaaatcgatcaaaattttgaataaataaaaccatCTTCTAATAAGGGGAAGTAATTTAACTAATGGTGACGGGTTTTTCGACATATACTTCTCAAACTCATAATTAAATTTGGTTGGGGGATCTCTACAGGCATCAACGGTACAATGTATATTGAAACACTTTTTGTAAATATAACACTAACGACGAGCTAAAATAATCACAGTATAGGGCGTTCTTGCATTAGTCATAAGCAAGAACTTATTATTCATTACGAAAACGTTGATTgagaatttcacaattaattttttttgcagaGATTTTCGCACACGTTTTTACTCACCATATgtaaacacaaaataattaataaattgattttcatttactttagcatcttcgctagccatgGGTTTCCGATTCGTACGTAGTGTATATCTGAAACATCTGACTACCAGAGATGTTACTTTAGAAATCACACCAGGAATCATTCTCTAGTAACATGAAGTGGACATTATGGTATTATGAGGCGAACAAACCTCAATCAAATCCATTAGAGTCCGAAGTGCTTTATGTTAAATTTGACACACCCCGGCCGTATATAATGGTCACcacataatactcaaagaacgATTTCTTATATATGGGTTACTTGCATGTCTGTGAATACACTACAAATCGATTATGGATTCGATCACACCTCGACCAAAATTATCTCCTCTTAATACTCAAAGagtgattccttattccttaaataattttCAGCATATGTACGATTAAACAttgaattatttacttttttacgTTATTGTCGTTTCCTATAATAATGCTAACCATGCTATTGTCCCAATTGTAAGTCTTTTGCGCCATTGATAAATTGCATGaatttaactacatgtacatgtatatacatgtacatgtatttgcttcAAATTTGATTCGAAATATTATCAAAGTCatggaaaatttaaatatggATTAATATCAGTGAGCCCAGTCGTAACCAGGGTTATGAACTGCACAACCCATGTGAATACATGATAAATTGTTCGCTTATCCTTACcattatttagaatttagaATGCATAGGTTAAAAGAAGGAACTTTGAAAATCTAAACTTATTGAATTCACGAACATGTagttaaataaacaaagaaaaaaggcTCGGAGGAAGAGGAAATATAATCAAGAAGTAAAGTGAGAGTTTTAATGAACGTTGCAGAATAATCACCGAGGTcgaaaaatgttgttttgagtATAAAAGCTGAGGCGTTAGccgaaattttaaatattcaaacaacaGTTCGAGAgattatcctgcaacattcacgacaAAAGAACTATATTTCGAAGTCTATTCAACTAGCAGTTCAGATTTTCCACTGATCGTTTCtccaacagaaaaaaatctttaaagctGGCATCATTCAGTAAAATATCTGAGCTGTTAGCAGAATAGAAATAAACCTCCTcgatgttgtttgaaatataacatttatattggtttaataacgcctcggcttttatattcaaaacaatatttttcgaCCTCGGATGTCATTCTGCAATATTCATATACAAACCCgtactttatttttttcctcaatattttgtctttaaaatcTTAACATTCTCTTTTAGCTCTGCGTCTCATTAAAGCAAAAATAATTACAGAAATGCTTGGGATCGACGAGAACTCCCTACCATTTCCGATATTTCAAGAAGTTATAATGTGTATGCTTCTCTTTAAAGTAAAAGAATAAATGCCTTAgttgctttgttttttttttgtacatgtgtatttaattttttgttacacACATGTATTAAGGAATCTGCTTTTCTTCTATGGTTGAATCAATGTAGCGATGTGTCTACAATTCGTTAACACGCTCAACCTAACTCCAAAGGTGAAATGGATACTTTGATATACTTCTTACCTGatcgaaaaaaataatatacgattcaaatacatatttcaACTCTATTCCATGATTGACGTTTACACATATAATGCAACAACGGTTAACAAGAACATAacagacttttaaaaaaatgatcaacataGTCATTAATGTCCAGACAAGTttgcattcaaatgcattttacataaatacatgtatatgataaatagttataaataataaataaagaagATCTCATATCAACAAGTTAAAACAACAGTAGTAACAACACCACGGTCCTGCCAATAACATAGCCTACTCTTCCATGTAAAACTCGGGTACAACATGGTCAGAGTCGGAGCATGGACTGTACAGGATCCTTTCCTCGTCGGAATCATACAACGACCCATTTAAATCTGGAACGCGTCTGTCGCGGTTCTGTGCACTGTTCCGTGTGAACATACCATCAAAATATGCTGGATTTCTTCTGGCAACACTCTGGCCCTCACTACCTCTCCGAAGTTCAGCGTGCTCTTCCATTGGTATGTCATCCGCGTCGCTCTCCGATTGACTCAGCTCTTCGTCCGAGATGCGCCGGTTCAAATCTTCGTTTTCGTTGAAAACCGGCGATGATACAATATCGACTTGGGGATACACTAAGCCTCCCAATATTTCCTCGGGATCCTGTGAACTAATGgaagaaatagaggaaaatgGAACACTGTAGTCAGCTTCGTCTGAGAGAGATTCTGGACAAAACAGATCACAGCCCTCTATATCCGGGACTTGGTCGCCTTCTTCGTTAAACGCATCGAACATTTCATGAAGATTAAACTCAACATTGC containing:
- the LOC105321079 gene encoding retinol dehydrogenase 14; this translates as MSVWKYVTAGCVVALSIMAMRKLSKVYQVYKRGMALCGGELKGKTAIITGANCGIGRATALELAKRQARVILACRSEEKGKAAISDIKRFTKNGDLVYKHLDLESLKSVREFCSDIIENEPQLDILINNAAVMNHPYVQTEDKIEINMSVNHFGPFLLTNLLLELLKKSSPSRIIFVSSALHKYGTVDLENFQNQQKKPYADSKLANVYFARELAERLKNTEVAVHTIHPGMVNTELSRHSVPQALNFIVNPIKFLLLPSAIEGSQGIVHLATANLGKDTGKYYGKTGQEEKWPDISADTAVWKKLWDVSEKITNQNSQ
- the LOC105321078 gene encoding uncharacterized protein isoform X1: MTRNDKHIGLYCTIKATMKILPLQFGDANIRNDQTQRIKDICQDSGNVEFNLHEMFDAFNEEGDQVPDIEGCDLFCPESLSDEADYSVPFSSISSISSQDPEEILGGLVYPQVDIVSSPVFNENEDLNRRISDEELSQSESDADDIPMEEHAELRRGSEGQSVARRNPAYFDGMFTRNSAQNRDRRVPDLNGSLYDSDEERILYSPCSDSDHVVPEFYMEE
- the LOC105321078 gene encoding uncharacterized protein isoform X2, producing the protein MKILPLQFGDANIRNDQTQRIKDICQDSGNVEFNLHEMFDAFNEEGDQVPDIEGCDLFCPESLSDEADYSVPFSSISSISSQDPEEILGGLVYPQVDIVSSPVFNENEDLNRRISDEELSQSESDADDIPMEEHAELRRGSEGQSVARRNPAYFDGMFTRNSAQNRDRRVPDLNGSLYDSDEERILYSPCSDSDHVVPEFYMEE